The following proteins come from a genomic window of Aggregicoccus sp. 17bor-14:
- a CDS encoding DUF1015 domain-containing protein, which produces MLGARGLQPAHVRPLLEAVDPSAELGRWRDSGAVLRDARPALYLLELLPEGAPARATPVRYLLCGLMKDSAEPLEHEPYIPRSAQVEPAITLAADDHGVLRDLLAEAAERSVLVWRGGFDGQQLALKRIEPSAISKRLQAALDEAPLRPLSALDERGPSLAAIVALSDPGLHFAPVHRGVRNLDTFNEDTFLQLVAGYARSYDLDEPLDTARGLEAAQERLATLITGHHAVLLVLPQGRGRILRFRQGLDLAHIKAAPRNPTLRSLDLALLNALVLRTVMGIQDPEAPGHPNVFAVHSLEQLVEEVQRGTYQVGFGLNPPPVWEVRAVMEAAATLPPRTLRVDPLPPAGLLFLDREA; this is translated from the coding sequence GTGCTCGGGGCTCGCGGCCTCCAGCCCGCCCACGTGCGCCCGCTGCTCGAGGCGGTGGACCCCTCGGCCGAGCTGGGGCGCTGGCGCGACTCGGGCGCGGTGCTGCGCGACGCGCGCCCCGCGCTCTACCTCCTCGAGCTGCTGCCAGAGGGGGCGCCGGCGCGCGCCACGCCCGTGCGCTACCTGCTGTGCGGTCTGATGAAGGACTCGGCCGAGCCACTCGAGCACGAGCCGTACATCCCGCGCTCCGCGCAGGTGGAGCCCGCGATCACGCTCGCGGCGGACGACCACGGGGTGCTGCGGGACCTGCTCGCGGAGGCGGCCGAGCGCAGCGTGCTGGTGTGGCGGGGCGGCTTCGACGGCCAGCAGCTCGCGCTCAAGCGCATCGAGCCCTCCGCCATCTCGAAGCGGCTGCAGGCCGCGCTGGACGAGGCGCCGCTGCGGCCGCTCAGCGCGCTGGACGAGCGCGGTCCCAGCCTCGCCGCCATCGTCGCGCTCTCGGACCCCGGGCTGCACTTCGCCCCGGTGCACCGCGGCGTGCGCAACCTGGACACCTTCAACGAGGACACCTTCCTGCAGCTCGTGGCGGGCTACGCGCGCTCCTACGATCTCGACGAGCCCCTGGACACGGCACGCGGGCTGGAAGCGGCGCAGGAGCGGCTCGCCACGCTGATCACCGGCCACCACGCCGTGCTCCTCGTGCTGCCGCAGGGACGCGGCCGCATCCTGCGCTTTCGCCAGGGCCTGGACCTCGCGCACATCAAGGCTGCTCCGCGAAACCCCACGCTGCGCAGCCTGGACCTCGCGCTGCTCAACGCGCTCGTGCTGCGCACCGTGATGGGCATCCAGGACCCGGAGGCCCCGGGCCACCCCAACGTGTTCGCCGTGCACAGCCTCGAGCAGCTGGTGGAGGAGGTGCAGCGCGGGACGTACCAGGTGGGCTTCGGCCTGAACCCGCCGCCCGTCTGGGAGGTGCGCGCGGTGATGGAGGCCGCCGCCACGCTGCCGCCGCGCACGCTGCGCGTGGACCCACTGCCCCCCGCGGGCCTCCTGTTCCTCGACCGGGAGGCGTGA
- a CDS encoding protein-glutamate O-methyltransferase, which translates to MSGVTVRALQQLAALLLERAGLKINPDGYHSLRLALSARMPALGISDAEEYVRRLRELAGEHELRSLLPLVTVGHTEFFRDAKQFRALERRILPEALSRARRDGRRVSVWSAGCATGEEPYSVAMVLAELGATHLDVDLYATDLNPAAVENAQLGRYSARRMAGMSQERLQRFFQPVDDGNEGQHQVQAGLKQYVRFGGQNLAAPVFSHVKPDSLDVLLCRNVIIYFDLPTIRALMDRFLSVLRPGGILLLGYSESLFKVYDRFEMIEVEGSFVYRRPLEARPPPPAEFVAPPAPAPVRTPAMLPPRPSAVAMPSLAPRYPTPGRGSPPIGPLAAREAPAPPPRTPTAPTPAPRAAPPPARPAEPASPAASASALAAADKGRSPAARLETAVRHMERGDFPAALAGVKRLLADEPNDLDALLTLGNLQSLLGNLAHAREAFSQALQREPLCVEARVFGGVAALQGGELVEARSELAKALFLEPTLAIGHYLLAQVNERSRDFEGARRSYRNAIAQLRFPQRTLAGHYPEMPESSDAISRAARYALSALEEVQH; encoded by the coding sequence ATGTCCGGTGTCACCGTGCGCGCCCTGCAGCAGCTGGCGGCGCTCCTGCTGGAGCGCGCCGGGCTGAAGATCAACCCGGACGGCTACCACAGCCTCCGGCTCGCCCTCAGTGCGCGCATGCCCGCCCTGGGCATCTCGGATGCCGAGGAGTACGTGCGCCGCCTGCGCGAGCTCGCGGGCGAGCACGAGCTGCGCTCGCTGCTGCCGCTGGTGACGGTGGGCCACACCGAGTTCTTCCGCGACGCGAAGCAGTTCCGCGCGCTGGAGCGCCGCATCCTGCCCGAGGCGCTCAGCCGCGCGCGGCGCGACGGGCGGCGCGTGAGCGTGTGGAGCGCGGGCTGCGCCACGGGCGAGGAGCCCTACAGCGTGGCCATGGTGCTCGCAGAGCTGGGCGCCACGCACCTGGACGTGGACCTCTACGCCACGGACCTCAACCCCGCCGCGGTGGAGAACGCTCAGCTCGGGCGCTACTCGGCGCGGCGCATGGCGGGCATGTCCCAGGAGCGGCTGCAGCGCTTCTTCCAGCCCGTGGACGACGGCAACGAGGGGCAGCACCAGGTGCAGGCCGGCCTCAAGCAGTACGTGCGCTTCGGCGGGCAGAACCTGGCGGCGCCGGTGTTCTCCCACGTCAAGCCGGACTCGCTCGACGTGCTGCTGTGCCGCAACGTCATCATCTACTTCGACCTGCCCACCATCCGGGCGCTGATGGACCGCTTCCTCTCCGTGCTGCGCCCCGGCGGCATCCTGCTGCTGGGCTACTCGGAGAGCCTGTTCAAGGTCTACGACCGCTTCGAGATGATCGAGGTGGAGGGCTCCTTCGTGTACCGCCGGCCCCTCGAGGCCCGGCCGCCGCCCCCCGCCGAGTTCGTGGCGCCGCCCGCGCCCGCGCCCGTGCGCACCCCGGCGATGCTGCCCCCGCGCCCCTCGGCCGTGGCCATGCCCTCGCTCGCGCCGCGCTACCCCACGCCGGGCCGGGGCTCGCCGCCCATCGGGCCGCTCGCCGCGCGCGAGGCCCCCGCGCCCCCGCCGCGCACCCCCACGGCGCCCACCCCTGCGCCCCGCGCGGCGCCCCCGCCCGCCCGTCCCGCCGAGCCGGCCAGCCCCGCGGCCAGTGCGAGCGCCCTCGCCGCCGCGGACAAGGGCCGCTCACCCGCGGCGCGGCTCGAGACGGCCGTGCGCCACATGGAGCGCGGCGACTTCCCGGCGGCGCTGGCGGGCGTGAAGCGCCTGCTCGCGGACGAGCCCAACGACTTGGACGCGCTGCTCACCCTGGGCAACCTGCAGTCGCTGCTCGGCAACCTCGCGCACGCGCGCGAGGCCTTCTCCCAGGCGCTGCAGCGCGAGCCCTTGTGCGTGGAGGCGCGCGTGTTCGGTGGCGTGGCGGCGCTGCAGGGCGGGGAGCTGGTCGAGGCACGCTCGGAGCTCGCCAAGGCGCTGTTCCTCGAGCCCACGCTCGCCATCGGGCACTACCTGCTCGCGCAGGTGAACGAGCGCAGCCGCGACTTCGAGGGCGCGCGCCGCTCGTACCGCAACGCGATCGCGCAGCTGCGCTTCCCGCAGCGCACGCTCGCCGGGCACTACCCCGAGATGCCCGAGTCCTCGGATGCCATCTCCCGCGCGGCGCGCTACGCGCTCTCCGCGCTGGAAGAGGTGCAGCACTGA
- a CDS encoding polyhydroxyalkanoic acid system family protein, which yields MAMMKFEVPHSLPQAEAKKRVEQLLQYWGGKYGVKAAWVGEAAKVTGKVMGINLDASFQVTDRAIQGEGTDPGMLLRGQAKSYLQKKFSAVLDPSKSAADAVSQD from the coding sequence ATGGCGATGATGAAGTTCGAGGTCCCCCACTCCCTGCCCCAGGCCGAGGCGAAGAAGCGCGTGGAGCAGCTGCTGCAGTACTGGGGCGGCAAGTACGGGGTGAAGGCGGCCTGGGTGGGCGAGGCGGCGAAGGTCACCGGCAAGGTGATGGGCATCAACCTGGACGCGAGCTTCCAGGTGACCGACCGCGCCATCCAGGGCGAGGGCACGGACCCCGGCATGCTGCTGCGCGGCCAGGCCAAGAGCTACCTGCAGAAGAAGTTCAGCGCGGTGCTGGACCCCAGCAAGAGCGCCGCGGACGCGGTGAGCCAGGACTAG